In one window of Cryptococcus neoformans var. neoformans B-3501A chromosome 11, whole genome shotgun sequence DNA:
- a CDS encoding hypothetical protein (Match to ESTs gb|CF185957.1|CF185957, gb|CF185956.1|CF185956) — MRFVALSNENSSSQKSVTTNSNSHCHPQPSVNDSLVIEGMITCLQNQLVLNNKLFEKFLIADEARQSRYEKQLAAQDFELQELRDRLDKLENACFLMESSYEQESFTHKGRVYELENQIIGLKARERGREQQKDYTVSQLKQQQKAFEDQLEAQRKGFEARIREQQEGFEARIRVQHEELMGRLKMGQKEVMARMEKLESAAAIVKEPKPKKSVNFSEMAIVRTFNPPQYASPNLGKQISDDMECFGASGTSARSSALVRGASFATARSVVPAKAKMKT, encoded by the exons ATGCGCTTCGTGGCCCTCTCGAATGAGAACAGCAGCTCCCAGAAGTCCGTCACAACCAACTCGAACAGTCATTGTCAT CCCCAACCATCAGTCAATGACTCATTGGTCATTGAGGGTATGATAACATGTCTACAAAATCAACTAGTTCTGAATAACAAACTCTTCGAAAAGTTCTTGATTGCGGACGAAGCCCGGCAAAGTAGATACGAAAAGCAGTTAGCC GCTCAGGATTTTGAACTCCAGGAACTCCGAGACCGGTTAGACAAGCTTGAAAATGCCTGCTTTCTTATGGAGAGTTCATACGAGCAAGAAAGT TTTACTCACAAAGGGCGCGTGTACGAGCTTGAAAATCAAATAATAGGGCTCAAAGCTCGAGAGCGTGGCCGAGAACAG CAGAAAGATTATACGGTGTCTCAACTTaaacaacaacagaagGCTTTTGAAGATCAATTGGAGGCTCAGCGAAAGGGGTTTGAGGCACGTATCAGGGAGCAGCAAGAGGGCTTTGAAGCTCGAATTAGAGTGCAGCATGAGGAACTCATGGGTCGTCTGAAAATGGGACAGAAAGAGGTCATGGCTCGGATGGAAAAGCTGGAGTCTGCTGCGGCCATTGTAAAGGAGCCCAAGCCCAAAAAATCCGTGAATTTCAGTGAGATG GCAATCGTCCGCACTTTTAATCCACCACAGTATGCATCACCAAACCTGGGGAAGCAAATTAGTGATGATATGGAATGTTTTGGGGCAAGCGGGACGTCCGCTCGGTCGTCAGCACTAGTA CGAGGTGCCTCTTTTGCTACTGCAAGAAGTGTGGTGCCAGCCAAAGCAAAGATGAAAACGTGA
- a CDS encoding hypothetical protein (HMMPfam hit to IF4E, Eukaryotic initiation factor 4E, score: 11.8, E(): 4.3e-12) yields the protein MAQRTTSLSGSSRLSLSVDKTPAATQISVAGRHPLRQDWSISYVHRPPNAKVDYEKEIRRVATFGSIESFLHLYSHLTPVNELPPVTDVLVFVSRIGRPGVWEEMRDGGRFTIRLVHPIVPVLYESLLFSLIGDQFDEADNVVGCVLSMRQAEGILSVWVEDEGENVRNGSLRAKILSLLNLPPSTTCDYRANRTLLENANKPAYTSTNSTNNVNDISTNGEGGGHGHGHGHGHGHGGRGDRGEREHEGGNPGGERRTHGTGRERGERIGGDREHEYHPRPHGGRYDHHHHERPHRERSERAERMSAVAAGSTGGDRPERPDRERGEHAHSNVGGQGHERVGSSHWGTTGGFRDRESQPGQRRTVVTPGAAAAAGLPAAPGAAAPGNGAGVW from the exons ATGGCACAGCGAACAACCTCCCTCAGCGGCTCATCCAGGCTTTCACTCAGCGTAGACAAGACTCCGGCTGCAACTCAAATCTCAGTCGCCGGCAGGCATCCGCTCAGGCAGGA CTGGTCCATATCCTACGTCCATCGGCCTCCGAATGCTAAGGTTGACTACGAAAAAGAGATTCGCCGGGTCGCTACTTTTGGCTCA ATTGAGTCTTTCCTCCATCTATACTCCCATCTTACCCCGGTGAACGAATTACCTCCAGTCACCGACGTACTCGTTTTCGTCAGCCGGATTGGTCGACCTGGCGTTTGGGAGGAGATGCGAGA CGGAGGTCGATTTACCATCCGGCTCGTTCACCCTATCGTCCCCGTCCTCTACGAAtcgcttctcttctctcttaTAGGTGACCAGTTCGATGAGGCGGATAATGTTGTGGGCTGCGTTTTGAGCATGAGGCAGGCGGAGGGTATCCTGAGTGTCtgggtggaggatgaaggagaaaatgTCCGAAATGGCTCCTTAAG GGCCAAGATTCTTTCCTTACTCAatcttccaccatccaCCACATGTGACTACCGCGCGAACCGAACTCTGCTCGAAAATGCCAACAAACCCGCTTACACAAGCACCAATTCCACCAACAACGTAAACGACATCTCCACCAATGGCGAAGGCGGTGGGCACGGTCACGGGCACGGACATGGGCATGGGCATGGTGGGCGAGGTGacagaggagaaagggaaCACGAAGGCGGTAATCCCGGGGGCGAACGTCGTACGCACGGTACCGGTCGTGAGAGGGGTGAACGGATTGGTGGTGACCGCGAACACGAGTaccatcctcgtccacATGGGGGTCGGTATgaccatcaccaccacgaGCGGCCGCACAGGGAGAGGAGTGAGCGCGCCGAGAGGATGTCGGCAGTGGCTGCAGGCAGCACTGGTGGAGATCGACCCGAAAGACCCGATCGCGAACGAGGGGAACATGCCCATTCAAATGTAGGAGGCCAAGGGCACGAGCGTGTAGGGAGTTCGCACTGGGGTACAACAGGAGGATTTAGGGATAGGGAAAGTCAGCCGGGGCAGAGGAGGACGGTCGTAACGCCTGGAGCTGCGGCTGCGGCGGGTTTGCCGGCTGCACCTGGTGCGGCAGCTCCTGGAAATGGGGCTGGGGTGTGGTGA
- a CDS encoding hypothetical protein (HMMPfam hit to Alpha-amylase, Alpha amylase, catalytic domain, score: 251.3, E(): 1.6e-72) produces MLIPFSISLSILPLLLTSLSSSALPQSELRHRSVYQLLTDRFARPDQQIAPCDVAKKEYCGGGWKGVEQRLDYIKGMGFDTIWISPIVANIQLDPGARSFHGDPYHGYWGSNIYELNHHFGTPQDLLDLSQALHNRGMYLMVDVVANHVGAQDHVSFVPSSDYGPFSSPSDFHEYCQPDWDVQEEIEQCWVGSQTPDLNTESPHVISTLNTWIHHLVSTFQIDALRIDTVKHVRKDFWKGFIESAGVACLGEVLNGDPTYLALYQREAMGSIFDFATYWHIQRAFQSPLGSISELVNMIKHLHRLFPDPSSLGSFLDNHDFPRFAGKTDDQALIRNAMVYPFINDGYPILYSGQEHNLQGGDDPYNREAIWLFGYDESSPTYNMIKSLNDARRIASSSPSFPALLRPFQHGNHTIVMSKAPLLSILNNHGSSSCHITGGARAIPMHIPPSQTGYKGLLPVINVLTGRIYSTDPYGGLTITIVRGEPLVFIPLILYHSPNPVEVPDSEWKGVLINEKGKGKRSGKDGEGDEDRPEMTRRWSPAGPWSPRMMSGFGGWMGWWRGWGSGGGNGDL; encoded by the exons ATGCTCATCCCCTTTTCCATATCCCTCTCCATATTACCATTGCTCCtcacttctctctcttccagcGCCCTACCCCAATCGGAACTGCGGCATCGCTCAGTCTACCAACTCCTTACAGATCGCTTTGCCCGACCAGACCAGCAGATTGCACCCTGTGATGTTGCAAAAAAGGAGTACTGTGgcggaggatggaagggtgTGGAGCAGAGGCTGGATTATATAAAAGGGATGGGGTTCGATACAA TTTGGATATCGCCGATCGTCGCCAACATCCAACTTGACCCAGGTGCACGTTCATTTCACGGGGACCCATATCATGGCTACTGGGGTTCCAACATATATG AGCTAAATCACCATTTCGGAACTCCCCAGGACTTGCTTGACCTCAGCCAAGCACTACATAATAGAGGCATGTATCTTATGGTGGATGTC GTAGCAAATCATGTGGGAGCGCAGGACCACGTATCTTTCGTGCCCTCTTCCGATTATGGTCCCTTTTCGTCGCCTTCTGATTTCCACGAGTACTGTCAGCCTGACTGGGATGTTCAGGAAGAAATCGAGCAAT GCTGGGTCGGTTCTCAAACGCCGGACCTCAACACCGAATCCCCCCATGTCATCTCCACGCTCAACACCTGGATCCACCATCTCGTTTCCACGTTCCAAATAGACGCCCTCCGCATCGACACTGTCAAGCACGTCAGGAAAGATTTCTGGAAAGGTTTTATAGAGAGCGCAGGTGTAGCGTGTTTGGGAGAAGTGTTGAATGGAGACCCGACGTATTTGGCGCTATATCAGAGGGAAGCGATGGGGAGTATATTTGACTTTGCCACGTACTGGCATATTCA ACGGGCATTCCAGTCTCCGCTGGGGTCGATATCAGAGCTGGTGAACATGATCAAACACCTTCATCGACTTTTCCCAGACCCATCATCACTAGGATCTTTTCTCGA TAATCATGACTTCCCCAGGTTTGCTGGTAAGACCGATGATCAGGCT CTTATTCGCAATGCGATGGTTTATCCTTTCATCAACGATGGCTATCCAATCCTCTATTCGGGCCAAGAACATAATCTGCAAGGCGGGGATGATCCCTATAACAGGGAAGCAATTTGGCTATTTGGATATGACGAGTCTTCT CCTACATACAATATGATCAAATCCCTCAATGACGCCCGCCGTATCGCATCGTCATCCCCATCATTCCCCGCCCTTCTCCGCCCTTTCCAGCACGGTAACCATACCATCGTTATGTCCAAAGCTCccctcctttccatcctcaacaaccaCGGTTCTTCGTCATGTCATATAACAGGAGGGGCAAGAGCTATCCCGATGCATATCCCCCCGTCGCAAACAGGGTACAAAGGTCTTCTCCCCGTTATTAACGTCTTGACCGGACGAATATACTCTACCGATCCTTACGGTGGACTAACTATCACTATCGTCCGAGGCGAacctctcgtcttcattcCTCTTATCCTTTACCACTCTCCCAACCCTGTGGAAGTGCCGGATAGTGAGTGGAAGGGGGTGCTGATAaatgaaaaagggaaggggaagcgGAGCGGGAAGGAcggtgaaggagatgaggatagGCcggagatgacgaggaggtggagtCCCGCGGGACCGTGGAGCccaaggatgatgagcggATTTGGAGGCTGGATgggatggtggagagggtggGGAAGTGGGGGTGGTAACGGGGATTTGTGA
- a CDS encoding hypothetical protein (Match to EST gb|CF186079.1|CF186079; HMMPfam hit to Transposase_21, Transposase family tnp2, score: -47.4, E(): 1.2e-10) has translation MCKHSCLCFTGPYAKDQKCSKCGADRFDRNGKPFQRFLYIKIIPRLQKMYNHPSTKERLMYRDKSTREYDNSNIRDIFDGSMYRILLEKEIEVDGRKLGTKYFADDRDIALSFSSDGFCPFDNGSGTCWPLVLFNLNLPPEERVHTREILSVGLIPGPKKPEDFDSFIYPLVEELLQLTVGVRTWDADLGSFFTLRAHLLYVSGDTPAVSMIMHMKGTGSFHPCRMCNATSVRHSQNCNPNQLYLPLQSSATDPTVPDHDPYNLPCRTHYQFIRQAREVAAASSAAEKERLGQKHGIKGLSILEKLPTIDFPLSFPVDAMHNLFENILKLQVNLFSGAVKDLADEDFVLTTRQWAAVGEATAAAGATIPSSFAARPPDFVKNRQACTADTWSFWLQYIAPVLLDGLLESRFYKHFMRFSSLVRECLAYEMPRERLAGLKTDWIKWGVDFYRLYHGNKPSHLHVCSAQVHSVFHFGLIIEMMGPIWVSWQFAMERYCGDLGRNLRNMRHPYASMSQRILAKSHLQHIANKYDLHWGGRGRVSDDEAPKRYETVLPSYAHYALSSPTNDAQGVIRHNLMNKLINTMTTQHDIPPTVELRALVSKGKLRVWNRVRVLNGGDSIRVSRMDTAEEDRRCASFVSYMVSIDRNRRHPTRHVEFEDHLCYGELLNLITIDLPHHPKSSDTPPVTLAFAHIKPAVSHKHRIGNHEWSYYKEYQAEEMVDLASVNELVGRVKSISKPGTTYIIDRGTPYSRVSLV, from the exons ATGTGCAAGCACTCTTGTCTTTGCTTCACCGGCCCTTATGCTAAAGATCAGAAGTGCTCCAAGTGCGGTGCAGACAGATTCGACCGAAACGGGAAACCATTCCAAAGGTTTTTGTACATCAAGATTATTCCAAGGCTTCAGAAGATGTACAACCACCCATCAACAAAGGAAAGACTCATGTACCGAGACAAGAGCACCCGCGAATACGATAACTCCAATATCCGAGACATATTTGATGGGAGTATGTACAGAATACTcttggaaaaagagattgaggtggatggaagaaagcTCGGAACCAAGTACTTTGCCGATGACAGAGATATTGCtctctcattctcatcgGATGGGTTCTGCCCATTTGACAATGGCTCAGGGACGTGTTGGCCTCTGGTGCTTTTCAATCTCAACCTACCACCAGAAGAAAGGGTCCATACCCGCGAGATACTGTCGGTGGGACTCATCCCAGGCCCTAAAAAGCCAGAAGATTTTGATTCTTTCATCTACCCATTAGTGGAGGAGCTTTTGCAACTCACAGTTGGAGTGCGTACATGGGATGCCGATCTGGGAAGTTTTTTTACACTCAGGGCGCATCTCCTTTATGTTTCAGGGGATACGCCTGCTGTATCAATGATCATGCACATGAAGGGCACTGGAAGCTTCCACCCCTGTCGGATGTGCAACGCAACCTCAGTCCGACATTCCCAAAACTGTAACCCCAACCAACTGTACCTCCCCCTCCAATCATCTGCGACCGATCCGACTGTACCCGACCATGATCCCTATAACCTACCTTGTCGCACCCATTACCAGTTCATTCGCCAAGCCCGAGAGGTGGCTGCTGCATCTAGCGCAgctgagaaagaaagacTTGGGCAGAAACATGGTATCAAGGGTCTGTCCATCCTTGAAAAACTCCCCACTATCGactttcctctttcattcCCCGTCGATGCAATGCACAACCTTTTTGAGAACATCCTCAAACTTCAAGTTAACCTTTTCTCAGGGGCTGTCAAGGACTTGGCTGATGAGGACTTTGTCCTTACTACTCGTCAGTGGGCAGCTGTTGGCGAAgcaactgctgctgctggtgcGACAATCCCCTCATCATTTGCCGCTAGACCACCGGACTTCGTCAAGAATAGGCAGGCATGCACAGCTGACACATGGTCTTTTTGGCTGCAGTATATTGCACCGGTTTTGCTGGATGGATTACTTGAATCAAGGTTCTACAAGCATTTTATGCGGTTTTCGAGCCTTGTCAGAGAATGCCTGGCCTATGAGATGCCGAGGGAACGCCTTGCGGGTCTGAAGACAGACTGGATTAAGTGGGGTGTGGACTTTTACCG TCTCTACCACGGGAACAAGCCTAGCCATCTCCATGTTTGTTCGGCTCAGGTGCATTCAGTCTTTCACTTCGGTCTAATTATCGAGATGATGGGGCCCATTTGGGTATCGTGGCAGTTTGCAATGGAACGTTATTGTGGTGATCTTGGCCGAAATCTAAGGAATATGCGACACCCTTATGCTAGCATGTCCCAGCGGATTTTGGCCAAGAGTCATCTACAACACATTGCGAACAAATACGACCTTCACTGGggaggtagaggaagggtgagcgatgatgaagccCCTAAGCGGTATGAGACGGTCTTGCCATCAT ATGCGCATTATGCTTTGTCCTCCCCGACCAATGACGCCCAAGGTGTCATCCGACACAACCTGATGAATAAGCTCATCAACACGATGACCACCCAACACGATATCCCACCGACTGTTGAGCTTAGAGCTTTAGTGTCGAAGGGAAAGTTGAGGGTGTGGAACCGTGTTCGAGTGTTGAATGGTGGCGATTCCATTCGTGTGTCGAGGATGGATACAGCTGAGGAGGACAGAAGGTGTGCCTCCTTTGTCTCG TATATGGTGTCTATCGACCGGAATAGGCGCCATCCAACCAGGCATGTCGAGTTCGAGGACCACCTATGTTATGGTGAGCTCCTGAACTTGATCACCATTGACCTCCCCCATCACCCGAAATCCTCCGACACCCCTCCTGTTACTCTCGCCTTCGCCCACATCAAACCAGCGGTGTCACATAAGCACCGTATTGGCAACCATGAATGGAGCTATTATAAAGAGTACcaggcggaggagatggtggatcTGGCCTCTGTCAATGAACTGGTTGGAAGGGTTAAGAGTATCTCAAAACCTGGCACGACCTATATAATTGACAGGGGCACGCCCTACAGCCGCGTGTCTTTGGTGTAA
- a CDS encoding hypothetical protein (Match to EST gb|CF193764.1|CF193764), with product MLHSLQPQDFPDDLGRSNSVYSSLSPATNSLPSSSFSARPHSAFETTTPRARHSFLLPAVDRSPSSDGHSPQQSQALRRPPSLPNAAILLEHSPVRNSTLCRSQSTRSARTKSIRRKPVPAMVLPTADKEFTIGVGLPPNHPFANVASQAMTRSSSSYGYEDMRYGTEKIHNRLGTSSQLANRAVSAGVMAPVPPHRVTSRPHLERACASSPSTPTRNTQPPFPPSFSVHRSADPPPKPFPRRDTSPHLPEQYGQRLHSRFPEYTLSVDRPLPPAPTDTASIRSTDTAPPSAATHGGRSSADSARIMTPIHGSTHEQVGHSRESSCRSGHNVSLSVPPIMPKRLMSDDIVVRSKGSKKVQQKIKVPKKVILLGGETLADVEFSVDKLVSRDRVLEASTCFVRDENGLPVCFGDLLPPPGPVEAGKPTPKTVVFFIRTFWCGQCQDYTLASISVLSPEALEKAGIKVVIIGHGSWKVLKAYRRLFKCPFPIYVDGPKKLYSLMGMTKGAPKTAPWGHFWKGRAEYHQRAVPGHTMGPAAA from the exons ATGCTTCATTCCCTCCAACCACAGGATTTTCCAGACGACCTCGGTCGCTCGAACAGCGTGTATTCTTCGCTCTCGCCTGCTACAAATTCTCTGCCTTCCAGCTCCTTTTCAGCTCGCCCCCACTCTGCTTTCGAAACCACCACCCCGCGAGCTCGCCACTCATTTTTACTGCCCGCTGTTGATcgctccccttcctccgaCGGTCACTCTCCTCAGCAGTCACAGGCGTTGCGCCGCCCACCCTCTTTACCAAACGCCGCCATTCTTTTAGAGCACAGCCCGGTCCGCAATAGCACTCTTTGCCGGAGCCAGTCTACCAGATCTGCAAGGACCAAGTCTATTCGACGCAAGCCTGTCCCGGCCATGGTGCTGCCTACGGCCGATAAAGAATTCACAATCGGCGTTGGTCTTCCACCTAACCATCCATTCGCCAATGTCGCTTCACAAGCTATGAcgagaagcagcagctcgTACGGTTACGAGGACATGCGCTACGGTACGGAGAAGATCCATAACAGATTGGGAACCAGTTCTCAGCTAGCCAACAGGGCGGTAAGTGCGGGAGTGATGGCTCCAGTGCCTCCGCACCGGGTGACGAGCCGACCACATCTCGAGCGTGCCTGTGCAAGTTCCCCCTCCACTCCCACCCGCAACACTCAACCGCCTTTCCCTCCGTCATTCTCCGTACATCGTTCGGCAGATCCTCCGCCCAAGCCATTCCCCCGCAGAGACACATCTCCGCATCTCCCCGAACAATATGGGCAGCGTCTGCACTCCCGTTTCCCGGAGTACACCCTTTCCGTCGATCGTCCTCTGCCTCCTGCTCCGACAGACACCGCGTCCATCCGATCCACCGACACCGCACCCCCCTCCGCTGCCACTCATGGAGGTCGTTCCTCCGCTGACAGTGCAAGGATCATGACGCCTATCCATGGTTCCACCCACGAGCAAGTCGGGCACAGTCGGGAGTCATCTTGTAGGAGTGGACACAATGTGTCCTTATCTGTCCCTCCTATTATGCCCAAGAGATTGATGTCGGACGATATCGTCGTCAGAAGCAAGGGTTCGAAAAAGGTTCAGCAAAAGATCAAAGTTCCCAAGAAGGTAATTCTGCTCGGAGGCGAGACTCTTGCAGACGTCGAGTTTAGCGTCGATAAACTGGTTTCAAGGGATCGAGTGCTTGAAGCTTCGACATGTTTTGtgagagatgagaatggTCTTCCAGTCTGCTTTGGTGATCTCCTTCCGCCCCCTGGTCCTGTCGAAGCTGGCAAACCTACTCCCAAAActgtcgtcttcttcatccgtACGTTCTGGTGTGGTCAATGTCAAGATTATACGCTTGCCTCTATCTCGGTCCTTTCTCCCGAGGCCCTCGAGAAGGCAGGTATCAAGGTGGTCATCATTGGTCATGGGAGCTGGAAGGTCCTCAAGGCGTATAGGAGATTGTTCAAGTGCCCGTTCCCTATCTATGTGGATGGACCGAAGAAGCTGTACTCACTCATGGG CATGACGAAAGGTGCACCGAAGACAGCACCCTGGGGTCATTTCTGGAAAGGTCGAGCAGAGTATCACCAACGTGCTGTGCCTGGTCACACTATGGGACCCGCGGCGGCTTAA
- a CDS encoding hypothetical protein (HMMPfam hit to KA1, Kinase associated domain 1, score: 43.7, E(): 5e-10; HMMPfam hit to Pkinase, Protein kinase domain, score: 331.4, E(): 1.2e-96), protein MTSFNPAPAQIQAAQDHTYGSMPTPTYMGMVDTGAQWDYVGRRGSSRSREPSASPQRAATESGIPRTSTHAASASASSSYAPVAGASGQASSAPHEPTIREEATAVVDRSMRAHQQTTGPSNGNGNSQPKKSKVRMVGDWQLNKTLGAGSMGKVKLATNIVTKEKCAVKIIPRYTDANRKEETTRTPEEVEKQRLKDESKEIRTIREAHISLLLHHPYICGMREFISHQNHHYMVFEFIDGGQMLDYIISHGRLRERAARKFARQIGSALNYCHQNSIVHRDLKIENILISKNGNIKLIDFGLSNLYSPSRHLSTFCGSLYFAAPELLNARPYTGPEVDVWSFGIVIYVLVCGKVPFDDQSMPALHAKIKRGVVEYPSWLSAEVKSLLSRMLVTNPAERATLAEVLSHPFMTKGYDGPPDSFLIRRELLRAEEIDMNVVEAMEGFTFGDANTIYRNLHSILTSEDYLHCVATFEAHREKLRTSSPGVSTNDPSDSPKKKRFSGFDLKKRLFKEDKKVEEAPFKEKVRDPTKGYDPLISIYFLAREKIERERVFGPGFFASSQLSLDTFNTSQGYGMAVPNLPPPASTHVMGHDSSRGPDFASEPRPRSDDVPNPVLAHPSADREQSKLADIPSAVHRRQPSLSQPPLPSSMPAAVERSADEGLTKKFSMLGRGPRPPSAGPSGPSRSASTKRESMTASPSMPIQEHRRATTVVHSDKSKQERRVSVGSFTNSVSKASGLARRASQRDRPPATPPDSRWLNAPAEAEEYHQVETSVRPSSTPREPEPDTANEPRSYDDVKPSYLKGIFSVSTTSTKPANVLIRDIAMVLDRIGIKHRPIKGGFECVHMPSIDLASVVNGDEASTSLSNVPSHASGARRKQSLRRKGSKVNMNGISSNGAGSRATSPGPHRVLTGNSSGTVSGGDVAHLSVPSGKNRHHVGTVEEDEVDAWALAQSGGAGSSLIVRFEIFVVKVPVLPLHGIQFRRVGGDGWQYQMLAKAILREMRL, encoded by the exons ATGACTTCCTTCAATCCTGCTCCTGCGCAGATACAAGCTGCTCAAGACCATACCTATGGAAGCATGCCCACACCTACTTATATGGGAATGGTTGATACTGGCGCACAGTGGGACTATGTGGGACGCAGAGGAAGCAGTAGAAG TCGAGAACCATCCGCTTCTCCTCAGCGAGCAGCAACGGAATCTGGCATTCCTCGAACTTCGACCCATGCAGCGAGCGCTTCCGCGAGTTCATCCTACGCTCCCGTCGCTGGCGCATCTGGTCAAGCGTCTTCCGCTCCTCACGAACCCACGAtaagagaagaagccaCAGCAGTTGTTGACAGAAGTATGCGGGCTCATCAGCAAACCACCGGACCAAGCAATGGAAACGGGAACTCCCAACCAAAGAAGTCCAAGGTCAGGATGGTGGGAGATTGGCAGCTGAACAAGACCCTGGGGGCGGGAAGTATGGGTAAAGTGAAGCTGGCGACCAACATTGTGACAAAAGAGAAG TGTGCTGTGAAAATTATTCCTCGGTATACCGACGCGaacaggaaggaagaaacaACAAGAACACCggaagaagttgagaaACAGCGGTTGAAGGACGAATCTAAGGAGATTCGAACAATTCGGGAAGCACacatctcccttctcctccatcatccataTATCTGCGGCATGCGGGAATTTATCTCTCACCAGAACCATCATTACATGGTATTTGAGTTCATCGACGGCGGTCAGATGCTTGATTATATTATTTCTCATGGTCGACTTCGAGAGCGCGCGGCGAGGAAATTCGCTAGGCAAATTGGATCAGCACTAAACTACTGTCATCAAAACTCTATCGTCCATCGAGACCTAAAGATCGAAAATATTTTGATatcaaagaatggaaaCATCAAGCTCATCGACTTCGGCCTTTCCAACTTGTACTCTCCGTCACGTCATCTCTCAACATTCTGCGGTTCATTATATTTTGCCGCGCCAGAGTTATTGAACGCCAGACCCTACACAGGTCCGGAAGTTGACGTTTGGTCATTCGGTATCGTCATCTACGTCCTGGTGTGCGGAAAGGTACCGTTCGATGATCAGTCAATGCCAGCTTTGCACGCAAAGATTAAACGTGGTGTTGTAGAGTATCCGAGTTGGTTGAGTGCTGAGGTTAAATCTCTGCTGAGTCGTATGTTAGTCACTAATCCAGCGGAAAGGGCGACTTTGGCAGAAGTGCTCAGCCATCCGTTCATGACAAAGGGTTATGACGGTCCCCCCGACTCTTTTCTCATCCGACGCGAGCTGCTTCGCGCCGAAGAGATTGATATGAACGTCGTTGAAGCGATGGAAGGCTTTACTTTTGGTGATGCCAATACCATCTACCGTAACCTTCATAGCATTCTCACCTCTGAAGACTATCTTCACTGTGTTGCTACTTTTGAAGCCCATCGGGAGAAGTTACGCACTTCTAGTCCTGGTGTCTCAACGAACGATCCTAGTGACtcaccgaagaagaagaggttcaGCGGCTTTGACCTAAAGAAACGGTTATTCaaagaggacaagaaggtcgaAGAGGCACCATTCAAGGAGAAAGTTAGAGATCCGACCAAGGGTTATGATCCGCTCATTTCAATCTATTTTTTGGCGAGGGAAAAgatagaaagagagagagtgTTTGGTCCTGGTTTCTTTGCTTCATCGCAATTGTCGTTGGATACATTTAATACCAGTCAAGGTTACGGTATGGCAGTTCCCAATCTTCCACCACCCGCGTCAACACACGTCATGGGTCACGATTCTTCACGAGGTCCCGACTTTGCCTCTGAGCCACGACCACGGTCTGACGATGTCCCCAACCCTGTCTTGGCCCACCCTTCAGCAGACCGAGAACAATCCAAACTCGCCGACATTCCTTCTGCCGTCCACCGCCGGCAACCTTCCCTCAGCCAGCCACCGTTACCCAGCAGTATGCCAGCTGCAGTAGAAAGGTCTGCCGACGAGGGTTTGACGAAAAAGTTCAGTATGCTTGGGCGCGGGCCTCGACCGCCCTCTGCCGGTCCATCAGGGCCGTCTCGCTCAGCCTCTACTAAACGTGAGAGCATGACTGCTTCACCTTCCATGCCTATACAAGAGCACCGACGTGCGACCACTGTCGTCCACAGCGACAAATCCAAACAAGAAAGGCGGGTATCAGTCGGCAGCTTTACCAACTCTGTCAGCAAAGCAAGCGGCTTGGCGAGGCGTGCATCCCAGCGCGATCGACCCCCTGCGACACCTCCCGATTCTCGATGGTTGAACGCACcagcagaagcagaggaatATCACCAGGTTGAGACTTCGGTTCGGCCGTCGTCTACTCCCCGCGAACCCGAGCCGGATACTGCCAACGAACCTCGAAGCTACGATGATGTCAAACCAAGTTACCTCAAGGGTATCTTCTCTGTCTCCACCACTTCTACCAAACCAGCCAACGTGCTTATCCGAGATATCGCCATGGTGTTGGACAGGATAGGCATCAAGCACCGCCCGATCAAGGGCGGTTTTGAGTGTGTCCATATGCCAAGTATAGACCTTGCGAGTGTGGTGAATGGTGACGAGGCGAGTACTAGTTTGTCGAACGTCCCCTCTCACGCTTCTGGTGCAAGGCGGAAACAGAGCTTGAGACGAAAGGGCAGTAAGGTCAATATGAATGGCATAAGTAGCAATGGTGCTGGAAGTAGGGCAACGAGTCCGGGACCGCATAGAGTCCTGACTGGCAATTCAAGCGGTACGGTCAGCGGTGGCGATGTTGCTCATTTGTCGGTGCCATCAGGCAAGAACCGACATCATGTCGGAACtgtggaggaagacgaggtgGATGCGTGGGCTTTGGCGCAAAGTGGGGGAGCTGGAAGCAGTTTAATTGTCCGATTCGAGATCTTTGTGGTCAAA GTCCCTGTTCTTCCACTTCACGGAATACAGTTCAGAAGAGTGGGAGGTGATGGATGGCAGTATCAAATGTTGGCCAAGGCGATCCTTCGCGAAATGAGATTATAG